Proteins encoded in a region of the Mycolicibacterium neoaurum genome:
- a CDS encoding cysteine desulfurase family protein: MSAAYLDHAATTPMHPAAIEAMTSVLTTVGNASSLHTSGRAARRRMEEARETLAQLLGARPSEVIFTAGGTESDNLAIKGIFWARRDADPRRRRIVTAQVEHHAVLDAVEWLVEHEGADVTWLPVDAEGAVSAEDLRTVLAAHDDVALVSLMWANNEVGTISPIADLAAVAAEFDVPIHSDAIQAVGHIPVDFAASGLSAMSLAAHKFGGPAGVGALLLRRDTACVPVLHGGGQERDVRSGTPDVAGAVGMAAAAKAAVDELADNSTRVAALRDRLIAGVQAGIEDVDVNGADGDRRLPGNAHFTFRGCEGDALLMLLDAKGVECSTGSACTAGVAQPSHVLIAMGADPAAARGSLRLSLGHTSTEADVDAALAVLPAAVQRAREAALASAGTRA; this comes from the coding sequence ATGAGCGCCGCTTACCTGGATCACGCCGCCACCACCCCGATGCACCCCGCTGCCATCGAGGCGATGACGTCGGTGCTGACCACGGTGGGCAATGCCTCCTCGCTGCACACCTCCGGGCGGGCCGCTCGGCGCCGAATGGAGGAGGCCCGCGAGACGCTGGCGCAGCTGCTGGGCGCGCGCCCGTCGGAAGTGATCTTCACCGCAGGCGGCACCGAATCGGACAATCTGGCCATCAAGGGCATCTTCTGGGCTCGCCGCGACGCCGACCCGCGCCGCCGCCGCATCGTCACGGCGCAGGTGGAGCACCACGCCGTGCTCGACGCCGTCGAGTGGCTCGTCGAGCACGAGGGTGCCGACGTCACCTGGTTGCCGGTGGACGCCGAGGGGGCGGTGTCGGCCGAGGATCTGCGCACGGTGCTGGCCGCACACGATGATGTGGCGCTGGTGTCGTTGATGTGGGCCAACAACGAGGTGGGCACGATCTCGCCGATCGCCGACCTGGCCGCTGTCGCCGCCGAGTTCGACGTGCCCATCCACAGCGATGCCATCCAGGCGGTGGGGCACATCCCCGTTGACTTCGCCGCCAGTGGTCTGTCGGCGATGAGCCTGGCCGCCCACAAGTTCGGCGGCCCGGCCGGTGTCGGCGCCCTGTTGCTGCGACGCGACACCGCCTGCGTACCCGTGTTGCACGGTGGTGGCCAGGAACGCGATGTCCGCTCCGGGACACCGGATGTCGCCGGTGCGGTCGGTATGGCCGCAGCCGCGAAGGCGGCTGTGGACGAGTTGGCCGATAACAGCACGCGCGTCGCGGCGTTGCGCGACCGGTTGATCGCCGGTGTCCAAGCCGGCATCGAGGATGTCGACGTCAACGGTGCCGATGGTGATCGGCGGTTACCGGGCAACGCGCACTTCACCTTTCGCGGCTGCGAGGGCGACGCGCTGCTGATGCTGCTGGACGCCAAGGGTGTCGAGTGCTCGACCGGCTCGGCATGTACCGCCGGGGTCGCCCAGCCCTCCCACGTGTTGATCGCAATGGGTGCCGATCCGGCGGCCGCACGCGGATCACTGCGACTGTCGCTGGGGCACACCAGCACCGAAGCCGATGTCGACGCCGCCCTCGCCGTGCTGCCCGCGGCGGTGCAGCGCGCCAGGGAGGCCGCGTTGGCCAGTGCGGGGACCCGCGCATGA
- a CDS encoding alpha/beta hydrolase, translating to MPVVTDTPPALPGVEHRFVDLGSGVTIHVADAGPADGRPVMFIHGFPQNWWEWREMIAPLAADGYRVLCPDLRGAGWSSAPRDRYLKNDMADDLAAVCDRLGVGPVHLVAHDWGGPVATIFMLRHPDKVAAFMGMNTAVPWLKHDREAILNFWRMWYQVPMMLPVIGPRVIADRKARYFNLLGPWVGGQFQTPPADIAFYVDCMRRPGYAEAGSRWYRTFQRREAIRWLRGEFDHHKVNVPVRWLHGTYDKVLTPELLRVLPEHCSDFELELVPGVGHWIVEQCPELVLDRLRMFLKTT from the coding sequence ATGCCCGTCGTCACAGACACCCCGCCCGCTCTTCCCGGCGTCGAACACCGCTTTGTCGACCTCGGCTCGGGCGTGACGATCCATGTCGCCGATGCCGGTCCCGCCGACGGCCGGCCGGTCATGTTCATCCACGGATTTCCGCAGAACTGGTGGGAATGGCGCGAAATGATCGCTCCGCTGGCGGCTGACGGCTATCGGGTGCTGTGTCCCGATCTTCGGGGTGCGGGCTGGAGTTCGGCACCGCGGGATCGCTATCTGAAGAACGACATGGCCGATGATCTGGCCGCGGTCTGCGACCGTCTCGGTGTCGGCCCGGTGCATCTCGTCGCCCACGACTGGGGAGGCCCGGTGGCCACCATCTTCATGCTGCGCCACCCGGACAAGGTGGCCGCGTTCATGGGGATGAACACCGCCGTGCCGTGGCTCAAGCACGACCGCGAGGCGATTCTCAACTTCTGGCGCATGTGGTACCAGGTTCCGATGATGCTGCCCGTGATCGGGCCACGGGTCATCGCCGATCGCAAGGCGCGCTATTTCAACCTGCTCGGACCGTGGGTGGGTGGGCAGTTCCAGACACCGCCCGCCGATATCGCCTTCTACGTCGACTGTATGCGGCGCCCCGGTTACGCCGAGGCGGGTTCACGCTGGTACCGCACCTTCCAGCGTCGCGAGGCAATCCGTTGGCTGCGAGGCGAATTCGATCATCACAAGGTGAACGTCCCGGTGCGGTGGCTGCACGGCACCTACGACAAGGTGCTGACACCGGAACTGCTGCGGGTTCTGCCCGAGCACTGTTCGGACTTCGAGCTCGAGCTGGTGCCCGGGGTCGGGCACTGGATCGTCGAGCAGTGTCCCGAACTGGTTCTCGACCGGCTACGGATGTTTCTGAAGACC
- a CDS encoding methionine synthase, whose protein sequence is MSAFAAATGIGSWPGVSAHQAAEIVVGELHSLAHLVELPARGVGADMIGRTGALLVDIGIDTAPRAYRIAGGRSAVLRRAVSLLNEDLDALEEAWEKAGLRGQGRTVKVQAAGPITLAAELELPNGHRAITDAGALRDLAGSLSEGLAAHRAELARRLDAEVVVQLDEPSLPAALAGRLTGVTSLSPVHPVDEQLAAALLDAVIGAVGGPVALHSCAADLPWMLLQRSALAAIAVDASKLRAADLDGVGEFIESGRTVLLGVIPGTAPAQRWVPEHAAAAAAAVTDRLGFARTILRDRVGITPACGLAGATETWSRAALSLAQKAVDGLAADPEAI, encoded by the coding sequence GTGAGCGCTTTTGCCGCCGCCACCGGGATCGGCTCCTGGCCGGGCGTCTCGGCGCATCAAGCCGCCGAGATCGTCGTCGGCGAACTGCACTCACTGGCACATCTGGTGGAACTCCCGGCCCGCGGTGTCGGCGCCGACATGATCGGTCGTACCGGCGCGCTGCTCGTCGACATCGGTATCGACACTGCGCCGCGGGCCTACCGCATCGCCGGTGGCCGCAGCGCCGTCCTGCGACGTGCGGTCAGCCTGCTCAACGAGGACCTCGACGCCCTCGAAGAGGCGTGGGAGAAGGCCGGACTGCGTGGGCAGGGCCGCACCGTCAAGGTGCAGGCCGCGGGGCCCATCACGCTGGCGGCCGAACTCGAGCTACCCAACGGCCATCGCGCCATCACCGACGCCGGAGCGCTGCGCGATCTGGCGGGATCGTTGTCCGAGGGCCTGGCTGCGCACCGCGCCGAGCTCGCCCGGCGACTGGATGCCGAGGTCGTCGTCCAGCTCGACGAACCATCCCTGCCCGCCGCGCTGGCGGGCCGGTTGACCGGAGTGACCAGCCTGTCGCCGGTGCACCCGGTCGACGAACAACTGGCCGCGGCCCTGCTCGACGCGGTGATCGGTGCCGTCGGGGGACCGGTCGCCCTGCACAGCTGCGCCGCTGACCTGCCGTGGATGTTGTTGCAGCGCAGCGCATTGGCCGCGATCGCGGTTGACGCCTCGAAGTTGCGGGCGGCCGATCTGGACGGCGTGGGGGAGTTCATCGAGTCGGGCCGCACCGTGCTGCTCGGTGTGATCCCGGGTACGGCCCCGGCGCAGCGGTGGGTACCCGAACACGCCGCCGCGGCGGCCGCGGCGGTGACCGACCGGCTCGGATTCGCCCGCACGATCCTGCGGGACCGCGTCGGCATCACCCCCGCGTGCGGCCTGGCCGGCGCCACCGAGACCTGGTCGCGCGCCGCCCTTTCGCTGGCGCAGAAGGCCGTCGACGGACTGGCGGCCGATCCCGAAGCGATCTGA
- the mnmA gene encoding tRNA 2-thiouridine(34) synthase MnmA, which produces MRVLVAMSGGVDSSVAAARMVDAGHDVVGVHLALSSAPGTLRTGSRGCCSKEDAGDARRVADILEIPFYVWDFADRFKEEVIDDFVDAYARGETPNPCVKCNETIKFSALSARALALGFDAVATGHYARLSDGRLRRAVDVDKDQSYVLAVLTAEQLRTAVFPIGDTPKSEIRAEAARRGLAVAEKPDSHDICFIPSGDTRAFLGAKIGIRPGAVIDAGGTVLAEHDGVHGFTIGQRKGLGIAGPGPDGQPRYVTGIDAATGTVRVGPAEDLDVRELVGDKPVFTAGVAPEGPVEGVVQVRAHGGLAEAVVDVADGRLVADLREPLRGVAPGQTMVLYRPDPDGDEVIASATVARA; this is translated from the coding sequence ATGAGGGTATTGGTCGCAATGAGCGGCGGGGTGGACTCCTCGGTGGCTGCCGCGCGCATGGTCGACGCGGGACATGATGTGGTCGGAGTGCACCTGGCATTGTCGTCCGCGCCAGGAACCCTGCGCACCGGGTCGCGCGGATGCTGCTCCAAGGAGGATGCCGGCGATGCCCGGCGTGTCGCCGATATTCTCGAAATCCCATTCTATGTATGGGATTTCGCGGATCGCTTCAAGGAGGAGGTGATCGACGATTTTGTCGACGCCTACGCTCGCGGCGAGACGCCCAACCCGTGTGTGAAATGCAATGAGACGATCAAGTTCTCCGCGCTGTCCGCACGGGCGCTGGCTCTCGGCTTCGACGCGGTGGCCACCGGCCACTACGCCCGGCTGTCCGACGGACGGTTACGACGCGCGGTCGACGTCGACAAGGATCAGTCCTACGTGCTGGCGGTGCTGACCGCAGAACAGTTGCGCACCGCCGTCTTTCCGATCGGTGACACCCCCAAGTCGGAGATCCGTGCCGAGGCGGCCCGCCGTGGGCTCGCCGTCGCCGAGAAACCGGACAGCCACGACATCTGCTTCATCCCCTCCGGTGACACCCGCGCCTTCCTGGGTGCCAAGATCGGCATCCGCCCTGGCGCGGTGATCGACGCCGGGGGGACCGTGCTGGCCGAACACGACGGTGTGCACGGCTTCACCATCGGTCAGCGCAAGGGTCTGGGCATCGCCGGACCCGGTCCTGACGGTCAGCCGCGTTACGTCACGGGTATCGATGCCGCCACCGGCACGGTGCGCGTCGGCCCCGCCGAAGATCTCGACGTCCGCGAACTCGTCGGCGACAAACCGGTGTTCACCGCAGGCGTCGCGCCCGAGGGACCGGTCGAGGGTGTGGTCCAGGTGCGCGCCCACGGCGGACTCGCCGAGGCCGTCGTCGACGTCGCGGACGGCAGGCTGGTGGCAGATCTGCGCGAACCGCTGCGCGGGGTGGCACCGGGCCAGACGATGGTGCTCTATCGGCCAGACCCCGACGGTGACGAGGTCATCGCCAGCGCGACCGTCGCGCGCGCGTGA
- a CDS encoding 4-coumarate--CoA ligase family protein, with the protein MTIDSPFPQVQIPTSSVYDYLFADIDPAVLDEVALLDTKSNTPTTYREMIGRIDAFAGALAHRGLGPGDVVGLLAPNSAAFAVAFHGILRSGATATTINALFTANDITKQLKDSKAALLVTISALKPQAVQGAQGAGLDPSAVVVLDGPGADADGHPNAADLLGAGHAAPAVEFDPATHLAVLPYSSGTTGNPKGVMLTHRNLVANVAQIRPLQKMTAGDRVLAVLPFFHIYGMTVLLNAALHARAQLVIMPSFDLTEFLSNIAEQKCTHAFIAPPVAVALAKHPLVDEYDLSSLHGIMSGAAPLDEELGKAVTARLGTPLVQGYGMSELSPVSHLTPFDGGKEALGTSAPMSSCGWTVPNSSSKLIDPETGDEIGLPESGLSETGELWFKGPNVMAGYLNNEEATRQTIDADGYLHTGDLARVDPTGCVFIVDRLKELIKYKGYQVPPAELEAVLLGHPSIADAAVIGVVDTESGEEVPKAFVVRQPDADLTAEAVMDYVAGQVAAYKKVRQVAFIDAIPKSASGKILRKDLRGS; encoded by the coding sequence ATGACTATCGACAGCCCCTTCCCCCAGGTGCAGATTCCCACGTCAAGCGTCTACGACTACCTCTTCGCCGATATCGATCCGGCGGTTCTCGACGAGGTCGCGTTGTTGGACACCAAATCGAACACCCCGACCACCTACCGCGAGATGATCGGGCGCATCGACGCCTTCGCCGGTGCACTTGCCCACCGCGGCCTCGGGCCAGGTGACGTCGTCGGCCTGCTCGCCCCCAACAGCGCGGCCTTCGCCGTCGCCTTCCACGGCATCCTCCGGTCGGGCGCCACCGCGACCACCATCAATGCGCTGTTCACCGCCAATGACATCACCAAACAGCTCAAGGACTCCAAAGCCGCACTGCTGGTGACGATCTCGGCGCTCAAGCCGCAGGCGGTACAGGGCGCCCAGGGTGCTGGCCTCGACCCGTCGGCGGTCGTCGTGCTCGACGGCCCAGGCGCCGATGCCGACGGGCATCCCAATGCCGCGGACCTACTCGGCGCCGGCCACGCCGCACCCGCGGTCGAGTTCGATCCGGCCACCCATCTGGCGGTGCTCCCCTACAGCTCGGGTACTACCGGAAATCCCAAGGGCGTGATGCTGACCCATCGCAACCTGGTGGCCAATGTCGCCCAGATCCGCCCACTACAGAAGATGACCGCCGGCGATCGGGTGCTGGCGGTCCTGCCGTTCTTCCACATCTACGGCATGACGGTGCTGCTCAACGCCGCCCTGCACGCACGGGCGCAACTGGTCATCATGCCCAGCTTCGATCTGACGGAGTTCCTGTCCAACATCGCCGAGCAGAAGTGCACACACGCCTTCATCGCCCCGCCGGTCGCGGTGGCCTTGGCCAAGCACCCGCTGGTCGACGAGTACGACCTGTCCTCGCTGCACGGCATCATGTCCGGGGCCGCACCGCTGGACGAGGAACTGGGCAAGGCCGTCACCGCCCGGCTGGGCACCCCGCTGGTGCAGGGCTACGGCATGAGCGAGCTCAGCCCGGTGAGTCACCTGACCCCATTCGACGGCGGTAAGGAGGCGCTCGGCACGAGCGCACCGATGAGTTCGTGTGGGTGGACCGTACCCAACTCGTCGAGCAAGCTCATCGACCCGGAAACCGGCGACGAGATCGGGCTTCCGGAGTCGGGCTTGTCCGAGACCGGTGAACTGTGGTTCAAGGGGCCGAATGTGATGGCCGGCTACCTGAACAACGAGGAGGCCACCCGGCAGACCATCGACGCCGACGGTTACCTGCACACCGGCGATCTGGCCCGGGTCGACCCGACCGGCTGCGTGTTCATCGTCGATCGGCTCAAGGAGCTGATCAAATACAAGGGCTACCAGGTTCCCCCTGCCGAGCTGGAGGCCGTTCTGCTCGGACATCCTTCGATCGCGGACGCGGCGGTCATCGGTGTCGTCGACACGGAGTCCGGTGAGGAAGTGCCCAAGGCGTTCGTGGTACGCCAGCCCGATGCCGATCTCACCGCCGAGGCCGTGATGGACTATGTCGCGGGTCAGGTTGCGGCGTACAAGAAGGTGCGGCAGGTCGCCTTCATCGACGCCATCCCGAAATCGGCATCCGGGAAGATCCTGCGCAAGGACCTACGCGGCAGCTGA